A window of the Brachyhypopomus gauderio isolate BG-103 chromosome 14, BGAUD_0.2, whole genome shotgun sequence genome harbors these coding sequences:
- the LOC143475359 gene encoding uncharacterized protein LOC143475359, translating into MQTQKGICPKMLIVLYMISLGFSEVSGKILQLDSVVTVQEGEDVKLTCFHPKEQIHKVLWYKQEVGQKPLLVTSSYHFSLPFDFHNDFDQLKRFNLSRSAGSSNLTITKAVQSDSGVYYCAGSFSNIVTFGAGTVLLLKGKDLNKYTVVQNTIPQLLQTGDSVTLQCTVLTKHCAGDHSVYWFRQGSGESHPGIIYTHGDSSDQCKNRSEHGFPTQSCVYELSKRNLSSSDSGTYHCAVTACGEILFGNGTKLNFEGDNGESTYIFIIIGLAVILFTNVTINVLLCITCKRKGRQPITDHTSQPLNSNDTMSAVQYHTTHELNYAALKFTTQRTRMKKERHLEEVLYSGMTCQNQI; encoded by the exons ATGCAGACACAAAAAGGGATCTGCCCCAAGATGTTGATTGTGCTTTATATGATATCTTTGGGCTTCTCTGAAGTAT CAGGAAAGATTTTGCAGCTGGATTCTGTTGTGACTGTTCAAGAAGGCGAAGATGTGAAACTGACTTGCTTTCATCCAAAAGAACAAATACACAAGGTTTTGTGGTACAAACAAGAAGTGGGACAGAAACCTTTATTGGTTACCTCTTCATATCACTTTAGCCTACCCTTTGATTTCCATAATGATTTTGACCAGTTGAAACGTTTTAATTTATCAAGGTCCGCTGGCAGCTCAAATTTAACAATAACAAAAGCTGTTCAATCTGATTCAGGAGTGTACTACTGTGCAGGGTCTTTCTCAAATATTGTCACCTTTGGTGCTGGCACAGTTTTGTTGCTCAAAG GTAAAGATTTGAATAAATATACTGTTGTACAAAACACCATACCACAGCTACTTCAGACTGGAGACTCTGTGACTCTACAATGCACAGTCCTCACTAAACACTGTGCAGGAGACCACAGTGTCTACTGGTTCAGACAAGGCTCAGGAGAATCTCATCCAGGAATCATTTACACTCATGGAGACAGCAGTGATCAGTGTAAGAACAGATCTGAGCATGGATTTcctacacagagctgtgtgTATGAACTCTCCAAGAGGAACCTTAGCTCCTCAGATTCTGGAACTTACCACTGTGCTGTGACTGCATGTGGAGAGATACTATTTGGAAATGGAACTAAACTGAACTTTGAAG GTGATAATGGCGAGAGCACATACATCTTCATAATAATTGGCCTGGCAGTGATATTATTTACAAACGTGACCATCAATGTTCTTTTATGTATAACATGCAAAAGAAAAG GCAGACAGCCCATCACAGACCACACATCACAGCCATTGAATTCTAATGACACAATGTCAGCAGTACAG TACCATACAACTCATGAATTGAATTACGCTGCCTTAAAATTTACTACACAACGCACAAGAATGAAGAAAGAGAGACACCTTGAGGAGGTGCTGTACTCTGGGATGACATGTCAAAACCAGATATGA